The following coding sequences lie in one Ctenopharyngodon idella isolate HZGC_01 chromosome 11, HZGC01, whole genome shotgun sequence genomic window:
- the LOC127522091 gene encoding myeloid-associated differentiation marker-like protein 2 — protein MSGSSGHYLNRAAVFSPVGGARLCQLTLCCAVISLVIHVAGYSATYGTFCMAVWTSCFAITAAVFVLDVTRLHTCLPVSWENLTVTFASLAVLLMLTASVVYPVYFVRADDCPYNNCEVRNFRIAVTVCSWAACVAYGTEVFLSRAKPGRAVGYMATPSGILKVVQIFVGCVIFVMLANGSDFTSHVATVYCVAVFGVCFAASVLLVALTVSGRTTALRLPFERFVVVYTFVAVLLYLSAAVVWPVFCFDRKYGTPLRPQGCPRGKCSWDVKLAVTVLCFINVSLYIADLVYSQRSRSVSQRPRV, from the coding sequence ATGAGCGGCTCCTCTGGACATTATTTAAACCGGGCGGCCGTGTTTTCTCCTGTAGGTGGCGCCCGTTTGTGTCAGCTGACTCTGTGCTGCGCCGTCATCTCTCTGGTGATCCACGTCGCCGGTTACAGCGCCACCTACGGGACATTCTGTATGGCTGTTTGGACGTcctgctttgccatcacagccGCCGTTTTTGTGCTGGACGTGACGCGCTTGCACACGTGTCTTCCCGTGTCGTGGGAGAATCTGACCGTGACGTTTGCGTCTCTGGCCGTCCTGCTCATGCTCACCGCGTCTGTCGTCTATCCCGTGTACTTTGTGCGCGCAGACGACTGTCCTTATAATAATTGCGAAGTAAGAAATTTCCGGATCGCGGTGACCGTGTGCTCATGGGCGGCGTGTGTCGCGTACGGGACGGAGGTTTTTCTGTCGCGTGCCAAACCGGGTCGCGCCGTTGGCTACATGGCAACGCCATCTGGCATCCTGAAGGTGGTGCAAATCTTCGTGGGATGCGTGATTTTTGTGATGCTCGCCAACGGGAGTGATTTCACAAGCCACGTTGCGACTGTGTACTGCGTGGCGGTGTTCGGCGTCTGCTTCGCCGCCTCTGTGCTGCTGGTGGCGCTGACGGTCTCGGGCCGGACCACGGCTCTGCGGCTGCCGTTCGAGCGGTTTGTAGTCGTCTACACATTCGTGGCGGTGCTGCTGTACTTGAGCGCTGCCGTAGTTTGGCCCGTCTTCTGCTTCGACAGGAAGTACGGCACTCCGCTGCGGCCGCAGGGCTGCCCGAGGGGGAAGTGCTCATGGGACGTGAAGCTCGCCGTCACTGTGCTGTGCTTCATCAACGTCTCACTTTACATCGCCGACCTCGTCTATTCCCAGAGGAGCCGGTCAGTGTCGCAGCGTCCTCGAGTGTAG